In Rhinolophus sinicus isolate RSC01 chromosome X, ASM3656204v1, whole genome shotgun sequence, a single genomic region encodes these proteins:
- the RBMX gene encoding RNA-binding motif protein, X chromosome isoform X2 has translation MVEADRPGKLFIGGLNTETNEKALEAVFGKYGRIVEVLLMKDRETNKSRGFAFVTFESPADAKDAARDMNGKSLDGKAIKVEQATKPSFESGRRGPPPPPRSRGPPRGLRGGRGGSGGTRGPPSRGGHMDDGGYSMNFNMSSSRGPLPVKRGPPPRSGGPPPKRSAPSGPVRSSSGMGGRAPVSRGRDSYGGPPRREPLPSRRDVYLSPRDDGYSTKDSYSSRDYPSSRDTRDYAPPPRDYTYRDYGHSSSRDDYPSRGYSDRDGYGRDRDYSDHPSGGSYRDSYDSYGNSRSAPPTRGPPPSYGGSSRYDDYSSSRDGYGGSRDSYSSSRSDLYSSGRDRVGRQDRGLPPSMERGGYPPPRDSYSSSSRGAPRGGGRGGSRSDRGGGRSRY, from the exons ATGGTCGAAGCAGATCGCCCAGGAAAGCTCTTCATTGGTGGCCTcaatacagaaacaaatgagaaagccCTTGAAGCAGTATTTGGCAAATATGGACGAATAGTGGAAG TACTCTTAATGAAAGATCGTGAAACCAACAAATCAAGAGGATTTGCTTTTGTCACCTTTGAAAGCCCAGCAGATGCTAAGGATGCAGCCAGAGACATGAATGGAAAG tccTTAGATGGGAAAGCCATCAAGGTAGAACAAGCCACTAAGCCATCGTTTGAGAGTGGTAGACGTGGACCGCCTCCACCTCCAAGAAGCAGAGGCCCTCCAAGAGGCCTTAGAGGCGgaagaggaggaagtggaggaacCAGGGGACCTCCCTCACGTGGAGGGCATATGG ATGATGGTGGCTATTCCATGAATTTTAACATGAGTTCTTCCAGGGGACCACTTCCAGTAAAAAGAGGACCACCACCCCGAAGTGGGGGTCCTCCCCCTAAAAGATCTGCTCCTTCAGGACCAGTTCGCAGCAGCAGTGGAATGGGAGGAAGAG CTCCTGTGTCACGTGGAAGAGATAGTTATGGAGGCCCACCTCGAAGGGAGCCCTTGCCTTCTCGTAGAGATGTTTATTTGTCCCCAAGAGATGATGGATATTCTACGAAAGACAG cTATTCAAGCAGAGATTACCCAAGTTCTCGTGATACAAGAGATTATGCACCACCACCAAGAGATTATACTTACCGTGATTATGGTCATTCCAGTTCACGTGATGACTATCCATCAAGAGGCTATAG tgATAGAGATGGCTATGGTCGTGATCGTGACTATTCAGATCATCCAAGTGGAGGTTCCTACAGGGATTCATATGACAGTTATG GTAACTCACGTAGTGCTCCACCTACACGAGGGCCCCCGCCATCTTATGGTGGAAGCAGTCGCTATGATGATTACAGCAGCTCACGTGACGGATATGGTGGAAGTCGAGACAGTTACTCAAGCAGCCGAAGTGATCTCTACTCAAGTGGTCGTGATCGGGTTGGCAGACAAGACAGAGGGCTTCCCCCTTCTATGGAAAGGGGGGGGTACCCTCCTCCACGTGATTCCTACAGCAGTTCAAGCCGCGGAGCACCAAGGGGTGGTGGCCGTGGAGGAAGCCGATCTGATAGAGGGGGAGGCAGAAgcagatattaa
- the RBMX gene encoding RNA-binding motif protein, X chromosome isoform X1, whose translation MVEADRPGKLFIGGLNTETNEKALEAVFGKYGRIVEVLLMKDRETNKSRGFAFVTFESPADAKDAARDMNGKSLDGKAIKVEQATKPSFESGRRGPPPPPRSRGPPRGLRGGRGGSGGTRGPPSRGGHMDDGGYSMNFNMSSSRGPLPVKRGPPPRSGGPPPKRSAPSGPVRSSSGMGGRAPVSRGRDSYGGPPRREPLPSRRDVYLSPRDDGYSTKDSYFCFCSYSSRDYPSSRDTRDYAPPPRDYTYRDYGHSSSRDDYPSRGYSDRDGYGRDRDYSDHPSGGSYRDSYDSYGNSRSAPPTRGPPPSYGGSSRYDDYSSSRDGYGGSRDSYSSSRSDLYSSGRDRVGRQDRGLPPSMERGGYPPPRDSYSSSSRGAPRGGGRGGSRSDRGGGRSRY comes from the exons ATGGTCGAAGCAGATCGCCCAGGAAAGCTCTTCATTGGTGGCCTcaatacagaaacaaatgagaaagccCTTGAAGCAGTATTTGGCAAATATGGACGAATAGTGGAAG TACTCTTAATGAAAGATCGTGAAACCAACAAATCAAGAGGATTTGCTTTTGTCACCTTTGAAAGCCCAGCAGATGCTAAGGATGCAGCCAGAGACATGAATGGAAAG tccTTAGATGGGAAAGCCATCAAGGTAGAACAAGCCACTAAGCCATCGTTTGAGAGTGGTAGACGTGGACCGCCTCCACCTCCAAGAAGCAGAGGCCCTCCAAGAGGCCTTAGAGGCGgaagaggaggaagtggaggaacCAGGGGACCTCCCTCACGTGGAGGGCATATGG ATGATGGTGGCTATTCCATGAATTTTAACATGAGTTCTTCCAGGGGACCACTTCCAGTAAAAAGAGGACCACCACCCCGAAGTGGGGGTCCTCCCCCTAAAAGATCTGCTCCTTCAGGACCAGTTCGCAGCAGCAGTGGAATGGGAGGAAGAG CTCCTGTGTCACGTGGAAGAGATAGTTATGGAGGCCCACCTCGAAGGGAGCCCTTGCCTTCTCGTAGAGATGTTTATTTGTCCCCAAGAGATGATGGATATTCTACGAAAGACAG ttacttttgtttttgtagcTATTCAAGCAGAGATTACCCAAGTTCTCGTGATACAAGAGATTATGCACCACCACCAAGAGATTATACTTACCGTGATTATGGTCATTCCAGTTCACGTGATGACTATCCATCAAGAGGCTATAG tgATAGAGATGGCTATGGTCGTGATCGTGACTATTCAGATCATCCAAGTGGAGGTTCCTACAGGGATTCATATGACAGTTATG GTAACTCACGTAGTGCTCCACCTACACGAGGGCCCCCGCCATCTTATGGTGGAAGCAGTCGCTATGATGATTACAGCAGCTCACGTGACGGATATGGTGGAAGTCGAGACAGTTACTCAAGCAGCCGAAGTGATCTCTACTCAAGTGGTCGTGATCGGGTTGGCAGACAAGACAGAGGGCTTCCCCCTTCTATGGAAAGGGGGGGGTACCCTCCTCCACGTGATTCCTACAGCAGTTCAAGCCGCGGAGCACCAAGGGGTGGTGGCCGTGGAGGAAGCCGATCTGATAGAGGGGGAGGCAGAAgcagatattaa